The Angustibacter sp. Root456 genome includes the window CCGAAGATCGAGACCTCGGGACCGAACGGGATGATCGCGAAGGACACGAACGCCATCGCACCGGCGATCGCCGGGGCGATGATGTAGACCGCCTTGTCGGCGGCCTTGGGGATGATGTCCTCCTTCAGCGCCAGCTTGATGCCGTCGGCCAGCGTCTGCAGCAGGCCGAACGGGCCGGTGCGGTTCGGGCCCGGCCGCTGCTGCATGCGCCCGATGACCCGGCGCTCGAACCAGATGACGATGAGCGTGTTGAGCATCAAGAAGACGAAGATCGCCAGCGCCTTGATGACGACCAGCCACCACGTGGTGTCGCTGAAGTCAGCGGCGCCGGGGTTGGCCGTGAGCAGGGCCGTGGTCATGCCGCACCTCCCCTGCTGAGCGTGACGACGGAGCCGGAATCAGCCCCGAGGAGCGTACGCACCGGGTATCCCGTCTGGTTCGTGGGCAGCCACACGGCCCGCTCGGGCATGTCGGTGACCACCAGCGGGAGCGTGAGCTGACCGCGCTCGGTCGACACGGTGACCAGGTCGCCCTCGGCGACACCGACCTCGGCGGCCGTGGCGGCCGACAGACGCACCACCGGTCTACGGGCGGTGCCGGCGAGCCAGGGCTCGCCGTCCTGCAGCCGGCCGGCGTCGAGCAGCAGGTGCCACGTCGACAGCACGGCCTGGTTGGGGCCGACCGCCGGGGGCTCGGCGGCCGGCACGGACGGCGCCGCAGCCCGCTCGCCGTCCCACACCGCGATCTCGGCGGCCTGGGCCCGCACGCTGGCGAGGTCGCGCAGGCCCAGCGGGACGTCCAGCTCGTCGGCCAGCAGGTCGAGCACGCGGTAGTCGCTGAGCGCGTTGGTCTCCAGCGCGATACCGAAGGGCCGCTCGCGACCCTCCCAGGTCCAGAACGTGCCGCCCTTCTCGGCGACCGCGGCGACCGGCAGGACGACGTCGGCGCGCTCGGTGACGGCGCTCGGCCGCAGCTCGAGGGAGACGACGAACCCGGCGGCGTCGAGTGCCTCGACCGCGGCCACGGGATCGGCCAGGTCAGCCGGTTCGACACCGCCCACGACCAGGCCGCCGAGCTCGCCGCTGCGCGCGGCCTCCAGCATGGCGGCGGTGTCGCGTCCGGGCTGCTCGGGCAGGCCGTCGACGGCCCAGGCCGCGGCCAGGTCGACGCGCGCTGCGGCGTCGCCGACCGGGCGGCCCCCGGGCAGCAGGTTCGGCAGCGCACCGGCCTCGACGGCGCCGCGCTCACCGGCGCGCCGGGGCACCCAGGCGATGCGAGCGCCGGTGGCCTCGGCCAGGCGCAGCACCGCCGACAGGGCGCCGGGCGTCTGCGACAGCCGCTCGCCGACCAGCACCACAGCGCCCTCGGCGCGCAGCAGCTGGGTGGTGTCCTCGACCTCGGCCAGGCCCTCGGCGAGGGCGTCGAGCACCTCGGCCTCGGTGCCGGGACCGGCCGGGATCAGCCGGCCGTCGAGCTTCTCGAGCCCGCGGGTGGCCCAGCTGGCGATGGAGACGACCTGCTGGCGGTGCGCCCGCACGGCCTTGCGCAGGCGCAGGAAGACGATCGGCGACTCCTCCTCGGGTTCCAGCCCCACCAGCAGCACGGCCGGAGCCTGCTCGAGCTGGTCGTAGCTGACGCCCTCGGCGCCGACCCAGGCCCCCGCCACGGCGTGGGCCAGGAACTCGGCCTCCTCGGCCGACTGCGGCCGGGCGCGGAAGTCGACGTCGTTGGTGCCCAGCACGACGCGCGCGAACTTGGCGTACGCGTAGGCGTCCTCGTGCGTCACGCGCCCGCCGGTGAGGACGCCGACGCCGCCGGCCGCGCGGGCGGCGCGCAGCCCCTCGGCGGCGACGGACAGCGCCTCGGGCCAGGAGGCCACGCGCAGCTCGCCGGTGTCGGTGTCGCGCACGAGCGGGTGGGTGAGACGGTCGAGCGTGGCGTACTGGAAGGCCCAGCGCCCCTTGTCGCAGTTCCACTCCTCGTTGACCTGCGGGTCGTTGTCGGCCAGCCGGCGCAGCACCACGCCACGGCGGTGGTCGGTGCGCAGGCCGCAGCCGGACGCGCAGTGCTCGCACACCGACGGCACCGACACGAGGTCGAACGGCCGGGCGCGGAAGCGGTAGGCGGCACCCGTCAGCGCGCCCACCGGGCAGATCTGCACGGTGTTGCCGCTGAAGTAGCTCTCGAACGGCTGCTTGGCGTAGATCCCGACCTGCTGCAGCGCGCTGCGCTCGACCAGCTCGATGAACGGGTCGCCGGCGATCTGCTTGCTGAAGCGGGTGCAGCGCGCACACAGCACGCAGCGATCGCGGTCGAGCAGCACCTGGCTCGAGATGTTGATCGGCTTGGGGTACGTGCGCTTGACGTCGTCGAAGCGGGTCTCGGGCCGGCCGTTCGACAGCGCCTGGTTCTGCAGCGGGCACTCGCCGCCCTTGTCGCAGACCGGGCAGTCCAGCGGGTGGTTGATGAGCAGGAACTCCATGACGCCGTGCTGGGCCTTGTCGGCCACCGGCGACGTGCGCTGGGTCTTGACCACCATGCCCTCGCTGACGGCGAGGGTGCAGGAGGCCTGCGGCTTGGGCATGGCGCGCAGCGAGCCGTCCGGACCGGGGGTCGAGACCTCCACCAGGCACTGGCGGCAGGCGCCGACCGGCTCGAGCAGCGGGTGGTCGCAGAAGCGCGGGATCTGCACGCCCACCTGCTCGGCGGCCCGGATGACGAGCGTGCCCTTGGGCACCTCGACGGTGGCGCCGTCGATGACCATCGAGACGAGGTCGTCGCGCTTGGCGGCGTCCCCGCCCGAGGGGGTGGTGACGCTGGTCGTCGTCGTCATGGTGCTGCGATCACCTCAGGTGCGAACAGGGCGGAGGCTGCGCGGTCGAACGGGCAGCCACCGCTGGGGTTCTCAGCGGACGGCAGGTGCCGCAGGTACTCGTCGCGGAAGTACTGGATGCTCGACGTCACCGGGCTCGTGGCACCGTCTCCGAGCGCGCAGAACGCGCGACCGAGGATGTTGTCGCAGATGTCGAGCAGCTTGTCGAGGTCGGCCTCCGTGCCCTGGCCGTGCTCGAGCCGGTGCAGCACCTGCTTCATCCAGTAGTTGCCCTCGCGGCACGGCGTGCACTTGCCGCAGGACTCGTGGGCGTAGAAGTCGATCCAGCGGTCGACCGCCCGTACGACGCACGTGGTGTCGTCGAAGATCTGCAGCGCGCGCGTGCCGAGCATCGAGCCCGCGGCACCGACCGACTCGAAGTCCAGCGGGACGTCGAGGTGCTCGGCGGTGAAGATGGGCGTCGACGATCCGCCCGGCGTCCAGAACTTCAGCTTGCTCTGCTCGCTGCGCATGCCGCCGGCCATGTCGAGCAGCTCGCGCAGCGTGATGCCCAGCGGTGCCTCGTACTGGCCCGGGTGCTTGACGTGGCCCGAGAGGCTGAAGAAGCCGAAGCCCGTGGACTTCTCGGTGCCCATGGACGTGAACCAGTCCGCGCCCTTGAGCAGGATCGGCGGCACGCTGGCGATCGACTCGACGTTGTTGACCACCGTCGGGCGCGCGTACAGGCCCGCCACCGCGGGGAACGGCGGCTTCAGCCGCGGCTGGCCGCGACGACCCTCGAGGGAGTCGAGCAGCGCGGTCTCCTCACCGCAGATGTACGCGCCCGCGCCGGCGTGCACGGTGACGTCGAGGTCGAACCCCGAGCCGAGGATGTTCTTGCCCAGGTAGCCCTTCGCGTACGCCTCCTCGACCGCGCGCATCAGGCGGCGGAGCACGTGCACGACCTCGCCGCGCACGTAGATGAAGGCGTGGTTGCAGCCGATGGCGTACGAGGTGATGGCGACGCCCTCGATGAGGAACTGCGGCGTCGCCATCATGAGCGGGATGTCCTTGCAGGTGCCCGGCTCGGACTCGTCGGCGTTGACGACGAGGTAGCGAGGGCCGCCGTCCGGCGGGGGCAGGAAGCCCCACTTCATGCCGGTGGGGAAGCCGGCGCCGCCGCGCCCGCGCAGGCCGGAGTCCTTGACGGTCGTGATGACGTCGGCCTGCGCCATGCCGAGCGCCTTGCGCAGCGCCTGGTAGCCGTCGTGCGCCTCGTAGGTCTCCATCGACCACGAGCGGTCGGCGTCCCAGAACTCGCTGAGGATCGGGGTGAGCGTGGTCATGGCTCAGTCCTCCTTCGCGGGCTGGGTGGACGCGGCGCCCTGCGTGCCAGAGGCGATGGCGGCGTCGTTGGCACTGGGGTGGGCAGGGTCGGCGACGTGCTCGGCGGCGACCTGCTCGGATGCGGCTCCCGCGTTGGGGGCGGAGGTCTGGGGCGCCGTCCAGCCCTTCTCGTGGGCCAGCTGCAGGCCGCGCAGGGTGGGCTCGCCGGCGCCGGGGCCCTCGTCGGCCAGGCCGTCAGGGAAACCGGCGAGCGTGCGCGAGACCTGCTTGAAGGTGCAGACCCGGCTCGGGCCCCGGGTGGGCTGCACCGCGTCACCGGCGCGCAGCCGGTCGGCCAGGTCGCGGGCGGACGACGGCGTCTGGTTGTCGAAGAACTCCCAGTTGACCATCACGACGGGGGCGTAGTCGCAGGCCGCGTTGCACTCGACGCGCTCGAGGGTGATGGCGCCGTCGTCGGTCGTCTCGTCGTGACCGACGCCGAGATGCTGCGACAGGGAGTCGAAGATCGCGTCGCCGCCCATGATCGCGCACAGCGTGTTGGTGCAGACGCCGACGGTGTAGGTGCCGTTGGGGTGGCGCTTGTACTGCGTGTAGAACGTCGCGACGCCGGCCACCTCGGCGGTGGTGAGGTCGAGGCGCTGCGCGCAGTACTCGATGCCGCGCTGGCTGACGAAGCCGTCCTCGCTCTGCACGAGGTGCAGCATGGGCAGCAGCGCCGAGCGGGCCTGCGGGTAACGCGCGATGATCTCGGCGCTGTCGGCGTCCAGCCGGGTGCGCACGTCGTCGGGGTAGGCGTCCGCCCCCTCGGCGGCGCCTGCGACGGCGAACGTGGCCTGGTCGTCCGCGGGCATCAGCGGTCCACCCCTCCCATGACGGGATCGATCGAGGCGACGGCGACGATGACGTCGGCCAGCTGGCCGCCCTCGCACATCGCGGCCGTGGCCTGCAGGTTGTTGAAGCTCGGGTCGCGGAAGTGCGCGCGGTAGGGACGCGTGCCGCCGTCGCTCACCAGGTGGACGCCGAGCTCGCCCTTCGGCGACTCCACGGCCTGGTAGACCTGGCCGGCCGGCACCCGGAAGCCCTCGGTGACCAGCTTGAAGTGGTGGATCAGGGCCTCCATCGAGGTGCCCATGATGTGCCTGATGTGGTCGAGGCTGTTGCCCATGCCGTCGGAGGAGATGGCGAGCTGGGCGGGCCAGGCGATCTTCTTGTCGTCGATCATCACCGGCCCGGACGTG containing:
- a CDS encoding NADH-quinone oxidoreductase subunit G; translation: MTTTTSVTTPSGGDAAKRDDLVSMVIDGATVEVPKGTLVIRAAEQVGVQIPRFCDHPLLEPVGACRQCLVEVSTPGPDGSLRAMPKPQASCTLAVSEGMVVKTQRTSPVADKAQHGVMEFLLINHPLDCPVCDKGGECPLQNQALSNGRPETRFDDVKRTYPKPINISSQVLLDRDRCVLCARCTRFSKQIAGDPFIELVERSALQQVGIYAKQPFESYFSGNTVQICPVGALTGAAYRFRARPFDLVSVPSVCEHCASGCGLRTDHRRGVVLRRLADNDPQVNEEWNCDKGRWAFQYATLDRLTHPLVRDTDTGELRVASWPEALSVAAEGLRAARAAGGVGVLTGGRVTHEDAYAYAKFARVVLGTNDVDFRARPQSAEEAEFLAHAVAGAWVGAEGVSYDQLEQAPAVLLVGLEPEEESPIVFLRLRKAVRAHRQQVVSIASWATRGLEKLDGRLIPAGPGTEAEVLDALAEGLAEVEDTTQLLRAEGAVVLVGERLSQTPGALSAVLRLAEATGARIAWVPRRAGERGAVEAGALPNLLPGGRPVGDAAARVDLAAAWAVDGLPEQPGRDTAAMLEAARSGELGGLVVGGVEPADLADPVAAVEALDAAGFVVSLELRPSAVTERADVVLPVAAVAEKGGTFWTWEGRERPFGIALETNALSDYRVLDLLADELDVPLGLRDLASVRAQAAEIAVWDGERAAAPSVPAAEPPAVGPNQAVLSTWHLLLDAGRLQDGEPWLAGTARRPVVRLSAATAAEVGVAEGDLVTVSTERGQLTLPLVVTDMPERAVWLPTNQTGYPVRTLLGADSGSVVTLSRGGAA
- the nuoF gene encoding NADH-quinone oxidoreductase subunit NuoF translates to MTTLTPILSEFWDADRSWSMETYEAHDGYQALRKALGMAQADVITTVKDSGLRGRGGAGFPTGMKWGFLPPPDGGPRYLVVNADESEPGTCKDIPLMMATPQFLIEGVAITSYAIGCNHAFIYVRGEVVHVLRRLMRAVEEAYAKGYLGKNILGSGFDLDVTVHAGAGAYICGEETALLDSLEGRRGQPRLKPPFPAVAGLYARPTVVNNVESIASVPPILLKGADWFTSMGTEKSTGFGFFSLSGHVKHPGQYEAPLGITLRELLDMAGGMRSEQSKLKFWTPGGSSTPIFTAEHLDVPLDFESVGAAGSMLGTRALQIFDDTTCVVRAVDRWIDFYAHESCGKCTPCREGNYWMKQVLHRLEHGQGTEADLDKLLDICDNILGRAFCALGDGATSPVTSSIQYFRDEYLRHLPSAENPSGGCPFDRAASALFAPEVIAAP
- the nuoE gene encoding NADH-quinone oxidoreductase subunit NuoE, which encodes MPADDQATFAVAGAAEGADAYPDDVRTRLDADSAEIIARYPQARSALLPMLHLVQSEDGFVSQRGIEYCAQRLDLTTAEVAGVATFYTQYKRHPNGTYTVGVCTNTLCAIMGGDAIFDSLSQHLGVGHDETTDDGAITLERVECNAACDYAPVVMVNWEFFDNQTPSSARDLADRLRAGDAVQPTRGPSRVCTFKQVSRTLAGFPDGLADEGPGAGEPTLRGLQLAHEKGWTAPQTSAPNAGAASEQVAAEHVADPAHPSANDAAIASGTQGAASTQPAKED